The DNA sequence TCCGGGACGCGTTGGCCGCATCGGCGGCTGGCGCGGTATTGGAGTTGAAAGATCAATCTATAGAGTGACACCCGCTCGGCGATCAATGATCCCCCCTGCGTCCACATGCTCACCAACGCGCGTCCGCATGATGGGCGCCGGGGTCTCAGCGTCGACATCAGCCACACCACGTCATGGGGAGCCTCAGATGACCGACCTGCCGCTGCGCACCTGGAACGACCTCGTCATCCCTGCTCCGGGCCCCTATCACCTGGACGCCGAGCACATGCGCCTCGGCTTCAACGCGACCCACATGATGGTCAGCACCGTGCGCGGCGAGTTCACTCAGGGCGCAGCGCAGGTGTGGATCGCGGACGACCCGTTGGAGTCCTCGGCGAGCGCGACCCTCGAGTCGGCGTCGATCGACACCGACAACGCCGAGCGTGACGGGCACCTCAAGAGCGGCGACTTCCTCGACGCCGCCAACCACCCGACCATCACGTTCCGCTCGACGGGCATGACGTGGCAGCCGCAGGCCGACCCGATCTTCTCGTGGGCGCGCCTGAAGGGTCACGTGCCGGGACGCGCGAGCGTGCCCGCCGCGGCGACACGGCCCACCCCCCGGTTCCAGCTCCACGGCGACCTGACGATCCGCGTGACCACGCTGCCCGTGACGCTCGACGTCGAGTACGGGGGCGCGCGCCGCGACCTGTACGGCCGCGACATCTGGGGCTTCTCCGCGACCGCGCAGATCGACCGCGAGGCCTACGGGCTGCTGTGGAACGTGGCGTTGGAGGCCGGGGGCGTGCTGGTGGCCAAGACGGTGCGCCTGGAGCTGTCCGGCGAGTTCATCCGCTCGGACGGCGTCACGACCCGCGACTGACCGGGCCGCGCCTCAGCGGCCTCAGCCGCCTCAGCCCAGCAGCACGCGCCCGACGGCGAACACGAGCATTCCGCCGACGGCCACCGGCACGACGGCGGCCGCCAGGCCCGCGCGCACCCCGGTCACGCCCGGCAGCCGCGCGAACAGGATGCGCAGGGCGCCCACGCCCAGCCCGCTCACGACGCCGGCGACCAGCCCCGTCAGCGGCTCGACGTCGGGCACGACGGCGCCCACCCCCGCCCCGGCCACGGCCGCGAGCGCGACGGCCACCAGGGCGCCCCACCACCCGCGCGCGATCGGGAGCGCCGCGACCACCGCGGCGACCGCGATCGCGACGGCGGCCGTGACGACCAGCGCCGACCCGCCCACCGAGCGCTGCGCCGCGATCCACCCCGAGGCGGCGACTGCGACGAACGCGCCCGCGACCGAGCCGCTGACCGACTCCACCAGGCGCGGGCGCCCGTCGCGCCGCAGCATCTCGGCGAGGAACGCGAGCACGAGCGACATCGCGACGACGATCGGCAGGTGCCGCAGCACGGGCTCGCCCTGCGTGCGCCAGGCGACCGCGGCCGCGCCGAGGCCGGCGGCGACCACCACGATCGTCGCGCCACCTCTCGCGGGCGCCGCGGACAGCGCCGGCCACCCGACCCCGAGCAGCACGACGAGCACCACGGTCAGGGCGACCAGCGGGGCTGTTCCCAGGTACGCGGCGCTGGCGACGGCTGCGGCGAGGACGGCGGTCGTCACGGCGCGGGTGCTCAGGGTCACGGGAACGAGTATCCCGGACGGCCCCGCCGCCCGCGTCCACGGGTCGTGCATGACACACGCCGGACACACAGCCGGTGCACACTGCGCCATCAGAGGCACGCCCGATCTGTGTGGACGCACGCGCAGGGCGGTAGTTTGTCGACAGACCGACACCTGACGGAAACGATGGACCGAGAGGGACACGGATGGCAGAACTGTTGATCCTCACGCCTGTGACGGGCGGGTCGGTCGACGTGCTGCCCGCGCTCGGGCTCCTCTCGCACCACGTGCGCGTGCTCCCCATGGAGCCGTCCGCGCTGGTCGACGCCCCGGAGTCCGACGTCGTGCTGCTCGACGCGCGGCGCGACCTGGTCGCCGCGCGCACGACGTGCCGCCTGCTGCACGCGACCGGCCTCGACGTGCCGCTCGTGCTGGTGCTGACCGAGGGCGGCCTGACCGTCGTCACGCACGAGTGGGGCGCCGACGACCTGTTGCTGGAGCACGCCTCGCCCGCCGAGGTCGAGGCGCGGCTGCGCCTGGTGATGGAGCGGTCCGCGCGCGGCGCCATCGACGACGGCCCCGAGGAGATCTCGGCGGGCGACCTCGCGATCGACGCCGGCGGCTACACGGCCCGGCTGCGCGGGCGGCCCATCGACCTCACCTACAAGGAGTTCGAGCTGCTCAAGTACCTGGTCCAGCACCCCGGGCGCGTGTTCACCCGCGCCCAACTCCTGCAGGAGGTGTGGGGCTACGACTACTACGGCGGCACGCGCACCGTCGACGTCCACGTGCGCCGCCTGCGCGCCAAGCTCGGCCCCGAGCACGACCAGCTCATCGGCACGGTGCGCAACGTCGGCTACCGCTTCGACCCGCCCAAGGAGCGCCCCAGCCACGAGGAGGGCGGCGTCGCGACCGCCGACGAGACGCCCGCCCCGACCCGAGCGGTCGGCTGATGTCGGAGGCGCGGGAGGTCGCGGACTACTCGTCCGCCCTGGTCGAGGGGCCTTGGCGGCACGAGTTCGTGCCCGCCAACGGGTCGCGGTTCCACGTCGCGCTGGCCGGGCCGGAGCGCACCGCGTCGGCGACCGCGCCGCTGGTCGTGCTGCTGCACAGCTTCGGGCAGTTCTGGTGGACCTGGCGCCACCAGATCACCGCGCTCGCCGAGGCCGGGTACTGCGTCGCCGCGATGGACCTGCGCGGGGTGGCGGCCTCCGACAAGCCTCCGTCCGGCTACGACACCCCGACGCGCACACGCGACGTCGCGGGCGTGGTGCGCTCGCTCGGGCACGACCGCGCGATCGTCGTCGGGCACGGCACGGGCGGATCGGTCGCCTGGTCGATGGCGGCGCTGCAGCCCGCCATGACCGCCGGCGTCGCCGCGCTCTCGTGCCCCCACCCCGCGCACGTGCACCTGTCGCTGGCGCAGCAGATCACGCCGCGCGCGCTGCGGCTGCTCGCGCTCGCGCAGGTGCCCACCCTGCCGGAGCGGCGCCTGCGCGACTCGGACGTGCTGGAGCGCTACTTCGCGCTGGGCGCCGCGCGGCCGCTCGACCCCGAGGCGGTCGAGTTGTACCGCACGGTGCTGCGCATCCCCTTCGCCGCACACTGCGCGGCCGAGTCGCTGCGCTGGATCGTGCGCTCGACGCCGCGCCTGGACGGGCGCCGGTTCACGGCCGCGGTGCGGCGCGTGCTGGGGGTGCCGACGCTCCAGGCCCACGGCGAGCTCGACCGCATCGTGCGCCGCGAGCGCGCCGACGCCGACGGCGCCGCATTCGCGCGCGACTTCCGCTTCGAGGTGGTCGACGGCGCCGGGCACTTCCTGGCGGAGGAGGCCCCCACGCAGGTCACCGACCTGCTGCTCGACTGGCTGCCCCGCGCCGCACGCTGACGGCCCCGCAGGGCTGCGGCGAGTCGCCTGCGCCGTCGTCAGCGCGGCGGCCCCTGCTTGACGAGTTTGGCCGCGGCGTCCGGCGCCGTCTCGCCCACGCCGTACGACGGGCACCACGCCGCGACCGGGCAGGCGCCGCACGCGGGCCGCTTGGCGTGGCAGACGCGCCGCCCGTGCCACACCACGTGGTGGCTGAGCATCGTCCAATCCCGCTTCGGGATCAGCTCGCCCACCTCGTGCTCGACCTTGACCGGGTCGTCCGACGTCGTCCAGCCGAAGCGGCGCGCGAGCCGCCCGAAGTGCGTGTCCACGGTGATGCCCGGCACGCCGAACGCGTTGCCGAGCACCACGTTGGCCGTCTTGCGTCCGACACCCGGCAACGTCACCAGATCATCGAGCCGCGGCGGCACCTCGCCGTCGAACCGCTCGACCAACGCC is a window from the Xylanimonas ulmi genome containing:
- a CDS encoding YceI family protein; this encodes MTDLPLRTWNDLVIPAPGPYHLDAEHMRLGFNATHMMVSTVRGEFTQGAAQVWIADDPLESSASATLESASIDTDNAERDGHLKSGDFLDAANHPTITFRSTGMTWQPQADPIFSWARLKGHVPGRASVPAAATRPTPRFQLHGDLTIRVTTLPVTLDVEYGGARRDLYGRDIWGFSATAQIDREAYGLLWNVALEAGGVLVAKTVRLELSGEFIRSDGVTTRD
- the nth gene encoding endonuclease III, with protein sequence MTQRTTQPAAHPPTTRRASGQGSEPGPTPTGESRLALVRRARRIDRELAVTYPDARAELDFATPLELLVATVLSAQTTDVRVNATTPVLFARYPTAAAYAGAEPAALEEILKPLGFFRAKTRAVIGLGQALVERFDGEVPPRLDDLVTLPGVGRKTANVVLGNAFGVPGITVDTHFGRLARRFGWTTSDDPVKVEHEVGELIPKRDWTMLSHHVVWHGRRVCHAKRPACGACPVAAWCPSYGVGETAPDAAAKLVKQGPPR
- a CDS encoding response regulator transcription factor, with the translated sequence MAELLILTPVTGGSVDVLPALGLLSHHVRVLPMEPSALVDAPESDVVLLDARRDLVAARTTCRLLHATGLDVPLVLVLTEGGLTVVTHEWGADDLLLEHASPAEVEARLRLVMERSARGAIDDGPEEISAGDLAIDAGGYTARLRGRPIDLTYKEFELLKYLVQHPGRVFTRAQLLQEVWGYDYYGGTRTVDVHVRRLRAKLGPEHDQLIGTVRNVGYRFDPPKERPSHEEGGVATADETPAPTRAVG
- a CDS encoding alpha/beta fold hydrolase — translated: MSEAREVADYSSALVEGPWRHEFVPANGSRFHVALAGPERTASATAPLVVLLHSFGQFWWTWRHQITALAEAGYCVAAMDLRGVAASDKPPSGYDTPTRTRDVAGVVRSLGHDRAIVVGHGTGGSVAWSMAALQPAMTAGVAALSCPHPAHVHLSLAQQITPRALRLLALAQVPTLPERRLRDSDVLERYFALGAARPLDPEAVELYRTVLRIPFAAHCAAESLRWIVRSTPRLDGRRFTAAVRRVLGVPTLQAHGELDRIVRRERADADGAAFARDFRFEVVDGAGHFLAEEAPTQVTDLLLDWLPRAAR